The DNA window TGGACGCGCTCGCCGCGTCCGGCCACCCCTACCGGTTCGTCGACGAGGGAACGTTCCTGGCCCCGCTCGAGCACTCCCTGATCCACAAGGTCGCCTACCGCCTGCTGCACCGCCGCCCGTTGAGCTACTGGCGGTTCAATCGCACGCTCCGCCGCGAGGCCTGGAGGTTCCGCCCGGACGTGGTCCTGATCGTGAAGGGCACGTACGTGGCGCCCGGCACGCTCCGCGCGATCAAGCGCGAGACGGGCGCGTTCCTCGTGAACTACGCGACCGACGATCCGTTCAACCCGGCGCACTCGACCCCGGACCTGCTCGCCTCGATCCCCAGGTATGACCTGTACTGCTCGACGAAGCACGCGATCCTGGGTGATCTGCGGGAGGCGGGCGCGCGCCGTGTCGCCCATCTCTTCTTTGCGTACCGGCCCGACTTGCACTTCCCCGAACCGCCCGCAAGCGACGAGGAGCGGCGGCGGTTCTCGTCGGACGTGGCGTTCATCGGCGGCGCCGATCGGGACCGCCTGCCCTACGCGAGCGTGATCGCGGGCATCCCCGGCGTGACGCTGGCCTTGTACGGCGGGTATTGGGACCAGTACCCGGACCTGCGACCATACGCGCGGGGATTTGTGGTTGGGCGGGACTATCGGCTGGCGCTCGGAGGTTCCAAGATCGCGCTGTGCCTGGTACGGCGAGCCAACCGCGACGGACACGTCATGCGGACCTTTGAAATCCCCGCATGCGGTGCGTTCATGCTGGCCGAGGACACGGAAGAACACCGCCGGCTCTTCACGGAGGGGGTCGACGCGGCGTTCTTCGAGTCACCGGAAGATCTCGCCGCGCAGGTGCGCCACTACCTCGCGCACGACTCGGATCGGCGTCGGATCGCGATCGCCGGGCACCAGCACATCACAGAGGGCGGCCACACCTATCGGGACCGACTTGCGGAGATCCTCGCGCTGGTCAGTGCGCGCTAGACTCGCGGCTTGCCGTCCTCGACCAGATGTGCGCCCGCGGCGGACACCTCGCCCAGCCGGCCGAAGGCCCGCTCCTGCGCGTACACCAGCAGTAACGTGAACCAGAACCCCACCGCGCCGAAGTAGTTCCCGCGGACCGACATGAACAAACCCATGGTCACGAGGGCCAGCGCCTGGGTATCCGCCAGTCTCGCGTTATCCCGCGCGCGCAAGAACACCCACTGCGCCCCCGCGCCCATGAAGGCGCTCAGAATCAACGCCCCAGCGAGCCCGAAGTCCGAGTAGAAGATGGCGATGTAGTCGGTGGTGTTGAATACACCGACTCCGACAATGTTCGCGTAGAAGCGAGGGTCCGGTGAAGCCGACATCGCCGATCCGTCACGACCGACGAACCGGTGGAAGAGCGTATAGAAACCACTAAGCGTGTTGGCACCCGGGACCGGGCTCGGCAGAGGCTTGGCGATGAACCAACTCGATGAAACATAGTTTCCCACAATATCGCCATCCACGTGCCGGAACGTGGCATTGAACACTCGATCCTCGAGCCATCTCCGCGGCTGTGGGCCGTTCGTTACGAGTCTGGAATCAATCTGATTTGTCGTCGACGGTGGTGCCGCGAGGACGCCAACCACGCAGCCGCTGCCGGAACGTAGCGCGACGACGGGCTTCCCGAAGAATCTGGCCACCGGAACAGCACGAAGAACGCCGACGAGCAGGAACAGACAGAACACTCCGGCAAGCGCGGTCGCCCACGTCGCGTACTGCACCGGCGAAAGTCTCGATCCCCAGTATATAGTCGCAGCATAGTATACGGCGCACGCTAGGAGCACGACGAGACGTAACCCCTCCTGATCGGCGGTCGCAAGATCGTTCAGAAAGGCCAGCACCAACAGCGCCACAACCATCGCGATGCTTACCATGTCTTGGCGGCGGGCCAACCACACCCCGAGATTCAAGAGCGCAAGGTTCGTCAACAGGGTTGTAAGACTGGCAGGCAACGGATAGTGAAAGCTCCCGTGAACTAAGTCGTAACGGACCTGGCATAGCGCGGCAAACGGGTCCCCGTACCTGTGGAGGACCATGCCCACTTTGTACGCGACCACACAAGCCAGCACCACAATGATCGACGCCGTAGCGGCGCGAAATACGAATGAGAACTGCGCAATGGAGCGCCGTCGATCAGGACGCGCGGCGGCGAGCGGCCGATGGGAGCGGAACAGCGTGGCAAGACCGGCACCTGCAAGGACCATGAGCAGGCTCGCCAGGTGAAGCGCCGCTGCGAATCCCGTAACCGGAACGGAGAACAAGTGCAACAGGAAAGGGTCTAGTGCGTAGAGGACAAAGATCACAAACCACACGCCAACGAACACGGTGGATGGAGTGAGCAAGTACCGAAAGCGCCGGACAGAGCACCACGCGGCGAGCAGCAGCAAGACGCCGCTGCCGACTATCTCTCCCATGGGGGAACACGATTCACGGGGTCCGATCGCTTAGCACGGCGCCTGATCGCATCTACCGTCACGGCCTGCTCCGTCGAGCCGTCGAGTCGGGATCTCGAGGACCCCTGCGATCGATCCTCAAACCCTCGGTCGGGCAGACGCATCGAGCGAATACCCGGCCTTCACGGCGTCCCCGCGGAACATGCGGACTGTGTCGAGGGAGAACTCGTGAAGATCCTTGCCGAGCTGCCCGATCTTCGCCAGGATGTCGGGCGTGACCGTGATCACATGACATCCGATCGCGTCGGCCTGCACGACGTTGAGCACCTCGCGCGGGCTTGCCCAGATCAGCTCGGCGTTCGGCGCCAGCGCCAGCAGCTCCAACGCGGCCGCCAT is part of the bacterium genome and encodes:
- a CDS encoding glycosyltransferase produces the protein MRILLVDTTLYRPTTPLFLDALAASGHPYRFVDEGTFLAPLEHSLIHKVAYRLLHRRPLSYWRFNRTLRREAWRFRPDVVLIVKGTYVAPGTLRAIKRETGAFLVNYATDDPFNPAHSTPDLLASIPRYDLYCSTKHAILGDLREAGARRVAHLFFAYRPDLHFPEPPASDEERRRFSSDVAFIGGADRDRLPYASVIAGIPGVTLALYGGYWDQYPDLRPYARGFVVGRDYRLALGGSKIALCLVRRANRDGHVMRTFEIPACGAFMLAEDTEEHRRLFTEGVDAAFFESPEDLAAQVRHYLAHDSDRRRIAIAGHQHITEGGHTYRDRLAEILALVSAR
- a CDS encoding O-antigen polymerase — protein: MGEIVGSGVLLLLAAWCSVRRFRYLLTPSTVFVGVWFVIFVLYALDPFLLHLFSVPVTGFAAALHLASLLMVLAGAGLATLFRSHRPLAAARPDRRRSIAQFSFVFRAATASIIVVLACVVAYKVGMVLHRYGDPFAALCQVRYDLVHGSFHYPLPASLTTLLTNLALLNLGVWLARRQDMVSIAMVVALLVLAFLNDLATADQEGLRLVVLLACAVYYAATIYWGSRLSPVQYATWATALAGVFCLFLLVGVLRAVPVARFFGKPVVALRSGSGCVVGVLAAPPSTTNQIDSRLVTNGPQPRRWLEDRVFNATFRHVDGDIVGNYVSSSWFIAKPLPSPVPGANTLSGFYTLFHRFVGRDGSAMSASPDPRFYANIVGVGVFNTTDYIAIFYSDFGLAGALILSAFMGAGAQWVFLRARDNARLADTQALALVTMGLFMSVRGNYFGAVGFWFTLLLVYAQERAFGRLGEVSAAGAHLVEDGKPRV